From a single Methylosinus sp. H3A genomic region:
- the rnd gene encoding ribonuclease D, with product MSLLTSTDDLAAACARLARHPFVTVDTEFLRETTFWPKVCVIQLASPEEAFAVDTLSEGLDLTPFFELMADERVVKVFHAARQDLEIVWRLARLIPAPLFDTQVAAMVCGFGDQVSYVELVKAISKESLDKSSRFTDWSKRPLSAAQIDYAIADVTHLRQIYTHLRARLERSNRLDWLADEMRTLTTPETYEQSPENAWERLRHRVRKPRDLAVLMELAAWRESEAQGRDVPRSRVLKDDMLIEIALAAPRTQEALGNLRAFPRGLERSRSGADIVAAIERALARDPATLPRIEREKRGSSSGATVELLKVLLRQVAEETGVATKMIATVEDLEAIAGDDAADVPALSGWRRTIFGDKALQLKSGRLALAVEKGKVVTLDWLDSDESAGR from the coding sequence ATGAGCCTCTTGACCTCTACCGATGATCTCGCCGCCGCTTGCGCCCGTCTCGCCCGTCATCCCTTCGTCACCGTCGACACGGAGTTCTTGAGGGAAACGACTTTCTGGCCCAAGGTCTGCGTCATTCAACTGGCCTCGCCCGAGGAGGCCTTCGCCGTCGACACTTTGTCCGAAGGACTCGACCTCACGCCCTTCTTCGAGCTGATGGCCGATGAACGCGTGGTCAAGGTCTTCCACGCCGCCCGCCAGGATCTCGAGATCGTCTGGCGGCTCGCGCGGCTGATCCCGGCCCCGCTGTTCGACACGCAGGTCGCAGCCATGGTCTGCGGCTTCGGCGATCAGGTCTCCTATGTCGAGCTGGTCAAGGCTATCTCCAAGGAGAGTCTCGACAAATCCTCGCGCTTCACCGATTGGTCGAAGCGGCCGCTGTCCGCGGCGCAGATCGACTACGCCATCGCCGACGTCACCCATCTCCGGCAAATCTACACGCATCTGCGCGCCCGGCTCGAGCGCTCCAACCGGCTCGACTGGCTCGCCGACGAAATGCGCACGCTGACCACGCCCGAGACCTATGAGCAGAGCCCGGAGAACGCCTGGGAGCGGCTGCGCCATCGCGTGCGCAAGCCGCGCGACCTCGCCGTTCTGATGGAGCTGGCCGCCTGGCGCGAGAGCGAAGCTCAAGGCCGCGACGTGCCGCGCTCGCGCGTGCTCAAGGACGATATGCTGATCGAGATCGCGCTCGCCGCCCCGCGGACGCAGGAGGCGCTCGGCAATCTGCGCGCCTTTCCGCGCGGGCTCGAGCGCTCGCGCTCCGGCGCGGACATCGTCGCCGCGATCGAGCGGGCGCTGGCCCGCGATCCCGCCACTCTGCCGCGCATAGAGCGCGAGAAGCGCGGCAGCTCCAGCGGAGCCACTGTCGAGTTGCTCAAGGTGCTGCTGCGACAGGTCGCCGAAGAGACGGGCGTCGCCACCAAGATGATCGCCACCGTCGAGGATCTCGAGGCGATCGCCGGCGACGATGCGGCGGACGTGCCCGCCCTCTCCGGCTGGCGGAGGACGATTTTCGGCGACAAAGCCCTGCAGCTAAAGTCCGGACGGCTGGCTCTGGCTGTCGAAAAAGGCAAGGTCGTCACGCTCGACTGGCTGGACAGCGACGAGTCCGCAGGGCGCTGA
- a CDS encoding tetratricopeptide repeat protein → MAPLAFVSTPFRSPLRFALAAAFSLCCVAAEAKGDAWSGCRAADPDKRIEGCGEVIARGDKETKPNRVAAHVNRGGAYHAKGDYERALADFDKALEIDPNSAVALADRAAAYRAKGDFDHAIADYDKLVAAQPKAAAYLGRGGAYQGKGDLDKAIADYDKALELDKKSAAALSNRGRAYRAKGDLDRALADFDAAIKLEPKSAQAYLNRAALYQARGDLDHALADYDKAIASDGKLAIAYNNRGLALHAKGDFDRAIADFGKAVAIDAKYARAYLNRANAYRGKRDLEHAKPDLEQALSLDPALAAAKKGLDEVTKQLAARAAAAPAQ, encoded by the coding sequence ATGGCGCCCCTCGCTTTCGTCTCGACCCCTTTTCGCTCGCCGCTCCGCTTCGCTCTGGCTGCGGCCTTTTCCCTCTGCTGCGTCGCGGCCGAGGCCAAGGGCGACGCCTGGAGCGGTTGCCGCGCCGCCGATCCCGACAAGCGCATAGAGGGCTGCGGCGAGGTGATCGCCCGCGGCGACAAGGAGACCAAGCCCAATCGCGTGGCCGCGCACGTCAATCGCGGCGGAGCCTATCACGCCAAGGGCGATTATGAGCGCGCGCTCGCCGATTTCGACAAGGCGCTGGAGATCGACCCCAATTCGGCGGTCGCTCTGGCCGATCGCGCCGCGGCCTATCGCGCCAAGGGCGATTTCGACCACGCCATCGCCGATTACGACAAGCTCGTCGCCGCGCAGCCGAAGGCCGCGGCCTATCTCGGCCGCGGCGGCGCCTATCAAGGCAAGGGCGATCTCGACAAGGCCATCGCCGATTACGACAAGGCGCTGGAGCTCGACAAGAAATCGGCCGCCGCGCTGAGCAATCGCGGCCGCGCCTATCGCGCCAAGGGCGATCTCGATCGAGCGCTCGCCGATTTCGACGCGGCGATAAAGCTCGAGCCCAAATCTGCTCAGGCCTACCTCAATCGCGCCGCGCTCTATCAGGCCAGGGGCGATCTCGACCATGCGCTGGCCGATTACGACAAGGCGATCGCCAGCGACGGCAAGCTCGCCATCGCCTACAACAATCGCGGTCTGGCGCTGCACGCCAAGGGCGATTTCGACCGCGCCATCGCCGATTTCGGCAAGGCCGTCGCGATCGACGCCAAATATGCGCGCGCTTACCTCAACCGCGCCAACGCCTATCGCGGCAAGCGCGATCTCGAGCACGCCAAGCCCGATCTCGAGCAGGCGCTGTCGCTTGATCCTGCTCTCGCCGCGGCGAAAAAGGGGCTGGACGAGGTGACGAAGCAACTCGCCGCCCGCGCCGCCGCCGCGCCGGCGCAATAG
- a CDS encoding DUF1826 domain-containing protein, which translates to MLRDEAAAPVSRRAPRNLMQSRSICLIPRELEPGVAAALDATTLASPLRLRVTGEEETLRRALAQGLADAGLEPAWLAEWLVSDVMRLALLYREATRAGEIRVRLETIADDACRLFHVDFVRFRLVTTYRGPGTQWIAPAPGADPLAEEPIRRLERGWVAILRGEKAATAEAPAQPHRSPPIAGTGVERLFLAIDEAPSASR; encoded by the coding sequence ATGCTGCGTGACGAAGCCGCTGCGCCCGTGTCGCGGCGAGCGCCGCGAAATCTCATGCAGTCCCGCTCGATCTGCCTGATTCCGCGGGAATTAGAGCCGGGAGTCGCCGCCGCGCTGGACGCGACGACGCTCGCCAGCCCGCTACGATTGCGCGTGACGGGCGAAGAGGAGACGCTGCGGCGCGCGCTGGCGCAGGGCTTGGCGGACGCCGGCCTCGAGCCCGCATGGCTCGCGGAATGGCTGGTGAGCGATGTGATGCGGCTCGCGCTTCTCTATCGGGAGGCGACGCGCGCGGGCGAGATTCGCGTGCGGCTCGAGACGATCGCGGACGACGCCTGTCGTTTGTTTCACGTCGATTTCGTGCGCTTTCGCCTCGTGACCACCTATCGCGGGCCGGGCACGCAATGGATCGCGCCGGCCCCGGGAGCGGACCCTCTCGCCGAGGAGCCCATTCGCCGGCTCGAGCGCGGCTGGGTCGCGATCCTGCGCGGCGAGAAGGCCGCGACCGCCGAAGCGCCCGCTCAGCCGCATCGCTCGCCGCCGATCGCCGGAACGGGCGTCGAGCGTCTCTTTCTCGCGATCGACGAGGCGCCTTCCGCCTCCCGTTGA